From Methylophaga thalassica:
GCAATAAAAAGCGTCATCGCTGTCGGTGCACCATGATAAACATCCGGTAACCACATATGAAACGGCACCGCGCCAAACTTAAAGCCGATACCAATAATAATAAAAACCAGTGCAAAGCTTAGGATTGTGTCATTGCTGGACGATGAATACACAGCTGTAGCAATATCCTGCAACATCAAACTTCCTGTAATGCCATAGATAATAGACATGCCATATAACAACATTCCCGAAGCAATCGCACCGAGGATGAAATATTTCATCGCAGCTTCAGTCGCAATCGCCGAATCACGATGCATTGCTACCATGGCATAAAGACACAAGGACAATAACTCCAGCCCTAAATACAAAGTCAGAAAGTGATTCGCCGACACCATAATCAACATACCCAGCGTGGCGAACAAGGCTAAAACATAAAACTCGCCTTGAAGTAATTGGCGTACCCGTAAATATTCAACGGAATATAACAAGACACACATATTCACCAGACAGATGGCTATTTTTAATACATCACTCAGGCCATCTTTAACATAAGTGTCGGAAAAGGTCTTTCCGGCTTCGCCCCAGGAAGAAACCAGGATAATCAGTACAGCAAGTAAACTTAACTGGCTGAGCCCATAGACCCAACTCACTTTTCTACTGCCGGTAAAAGCAACAAATAATAAGACAACACAAGCCATTGCCAGCATGACCATTTCAGGTAATGCAAACAACATATTTGGCACTTGGTAGTTCATTATCAATTGTCCTTTTAGAGCTTGGATTGAGACACTTGTGTTAATAAATTTTCAACAGAAGCGTGCATCACGTCTAACAATGGATCAGGCCAGAGACCTAACACTAAAACAATCACCGCTAAACTCGCTAACAGCATAAATTCACGGGTATTAATATCTTCCAGTTCAGCAACGTGTTGATTTGCCACTTCACCAAAAAAGACTCGTTTCACCATCCACAAGGTATAGGCTGCACCAAGAATTAAGGTTGTCGCTGCCAGAAAAGCAAACCAGAAATTCGCCTGAAAAGCAGCCAGAATCACCATAAACTCACCCACAAAACCTGATGTGCCTGGTAGACCGGCATTTGCCATGGCAAAAAATACCGCAAATGCCGTGAATGTCGGCATGGTATTAATAACCCCACCATAGGCACTAATTTCACGGGTATGCATCCGGTCATACAATACACCGACAGCCAAAAACATCGCTGCGGAAATAAAGCCATGTGACACCATCTGCACCATGGCCCCTTCCACCGCCAGCACTGCCCCACTACCTGTTGCTGAGTTAAAAAATATTCTGAAAACAATAAATAAGCCCAGCGTCACAAAGCCCATATGAGCAATACTCGAATAGGCAATTAATTTTTTCAGGTCCGACTGTACCAGTGCCACAAAGCCAATATAAACCACAGCAATCAATGACAAGGTAATCAATAACCAGTCAAAAACCATACTGGCATCCGGTGTAATAGGTAAGGCGAATCGGATAAAACCATAACCGCCAATCTTTAAGGTAATAGCCGCCAAAATGACTGAACCGCCGGTAGGGGCTTCAACATGTGCATCTGGTAACCAGGTATGCACTGGCCACATCGGTACTTTGACTGCAAATGCAATCAAAAAGGCAAAAAACAGCCAGGTTTGCTCGGTCATGGATAAAGTGACCGCATGATAATCCAGCAATGAAAAACTGCCTGCAACGTGATGCAAATACAGCAGAGCAATTAATAAAAACACCGAACCAAAAAACGTATACAAAAAGAATTTGATCGTGGCATAAACGCGATTCGGCCCACCCCAGATGCCGATAATCAAAAACAATGGAATCAGCATGGCTTCAAAAAACACATAAAACAATATGGCATCCAATGCTGAAAATACCGCCAGCATCAAACCTTCCATAATCAAAAAGGCAGCCAGGTAATGATTTAAGCGATATTCAATGACACGCCAGCCTGCCACTACAACCAGCAATGTCGAAATCGTTGTTAAAATGATTAACGGTAAAGAAAACCCATCAATACCAAGATGATAATTAATGGCAAACGTCGCAATCCAGGGATGCAACTCCTCAAACTGCATTTGATATGAGGTATTGTCAAAACCGATATACAGAGCGATGGATAATAAAATAGTCAGTGACGCTGTCCCCACCGCGAGCCATTTACTCAGGCATTCCCGATCATTCAAAAACAGGCATAACAAGCCTGCAGCAATGGGTAACCAGATAATCAGACTTAACAATGGGAGTTGTGTCAGCATGGTTTTCTATTCCGTCCCTGTCATGCTACAAAAAAGGTGAGTAACAGGCCCACACCAATAATCATTGCAAAGGCATAGTGATACAAATAGCCAGTCTGTATCTGTCTGGCTAAACGTGAACACCATGCCACCGTCTTGGCTGAACCATTCACCAGGGCACCATCAATCAGAATACGATCACCAACTCGCCATAAAAGCTGGCCTAGTTGACGGGAGCCACCAGCAATCACCGTCTGATTAAAGTCATCAAAACCATATTTATTGATCAGGATTCGATAAATAAACTGACCTTTATTCTGTAAAACAGCCGGTAAATCAGGTCGCCGTAAATATAAAAACCAAGCTATCACGATACCCGCCATGGCCAACCAGAACGGAGCCGCCGTGAGCCCGTGCAATATAAAGCTCAACACACCATGAAATTCTGTTGCCTGCTCAGCTAGAATTTCATGAGTTGCTGCCACATAAATAGCATCCGCAAAAAACTCACCGTAGACCACGCTACCGATCCAGTAACCAGCAATAACCGAAGGGATTGCCAGCAGTATCAATGGCAAGGTGACCACCCATGGAGACTCCTTAGGCTGATGTCCGTGCTCAGTGTTAAATCGTGGCTTACCATGGAACACCATAAAAAACAGGCGGAAACTATAAAGGGATGTGATTAATACGCCCGATAACACAGAAAAATAGGCAAAGCTATGACCGGGTATATTCGAAGCATGGACAGCCTCAATGATGGCATCTTTAGAAAAGAAGCCGGCAAAACCAGGGAAACCGATCAACGCTAAGGAACCAATCAGGCTGGTCCAGTAAGTTATCGGCATATACTTTTTCAGCCCGCCCATCTTGCGCATATCCTGCTCATGATGCATAGCGATAATCACCGAACCTGCCGCCAAGAAAAGTAAGGCTTTGAAAAAAGCATGCGTCAACAGATGGAATACACCAGCGGCATAGGCTGACACGCCTAATGCCACCGTCATATAACCTAATTGTGACAAGGTCGAATAAGCGATAACACGCTTAATATCGTTTTGAACTAACCCCAGCAGCCCCATAAAAAAGGCAGTAATGGCGCCAATAATCAGTACAAATGACAATGCTGTTTCAGAAAGCTCAAACAAAGGTGACATACGCGCCACCATGAAAATACCGGCCGTCACCATGGTCGCCGCATGGATCAGTGCTGAAATAGGCGTCGGCCCTTCCATCGAATCTGGCAACCAAACATGTAATGGTACTTGTGCAGACTTACCCATAGCACCGATAAATAATAATATGCAGGTCAGTGTCATTACCGACCATGTCACATCAGGAAACAGGCTGATGGTTTCTTCTGCCATATATGGCGCTTGTTGGAAGACAGTCACATAATCCAGACTCCCGGCATACATCAGTACCGCAGCAATGCCTAGTAAAAAGCCAAAATCCCCGACTCTATTGACCAGAAAAGCCTTAAGATTGGCGTAAATCGCCGTCGGTTTTTTATACCAAAAACCAATTAACAGGTAGGACACCAGCCCTACGGCTTCCCAACCAAAAAATAGCTGCATAAAGTTATTCGCCATCACCAGCATCAGCATGGCAAAGGTAAACAACGAAATATAACTAAAGAAACGACAATAACCATCGTCATCGTGCATATAACCAATGGTGTAGATATGCACCATCAGCGAAACAAAGGTCACCACGGTCATCATCACAGCACTTAAGCTATCAATCATAAAACCGACTTCAAGCTGCAAAGAACCAGCCTGTAACCATTGATAAACCATACCGTTATAAGTCAGCCCATCAACAGTAACAAGTTTCAGTACCCAGGCAGATAAAAAGAAAGCAACGCCTACAGAAAAAATAGTAATCCGATGCGTCCAGCTTCGTCCCAAATGGCGACCAAACAAACCTGCAGCGATACTGCCAAACAAAGGCGCGATGACAATGGCAAGCAGCAAGCTCTGTGGCATTCGTTACCCCTTTAACCTATCCAGGTCAGACACATTAATGGTGCTGAGATTACGGAATAAAACCACCAAAATGGCCAGACCAATAGCCGCTTCCGCTGCTGCCACCGTTAAAATAAAGAAGACAAATACCTGACCGGCGGGGTCTCCCAGAAAGTGCGAAAAAGCAATAAAGTTAAGATTTACCGCTAACAGCATCAATTCAATACACATCAATAAAATAATGATGTTTTTACGATTCAAAAAAATGCCCGCTAAAGACAAGCTGAACAATATGGCAGCGAGAATAAGATAGTCAGATAACACAATCATGGCTTTCTCCTCTCTCCTTCCTGTTTTTGCCGAAGATCCACCATTCTGAGCCGATCTGTCGATTTAACTGTCACCTGTTTAGCCGGATCCTGCAATTTACGGTGGTGTTCACGCAATGTCAGTGTGATGGCCGCCACAATGGCAACCGTTAAAATGACAGAGGCAATTTCAAACGGATACACATAGACGGTATACAGCAAACGTCCCAACATTTTGGTATTGCTGGCATCAGTCGCTGCGGCGGCGCTAATATTAAATTGTGGGGTATTCAATACAGCAATCATCTCTACCACAATCAACGCCGCCACAATAATGCCGAGTGGTAAATAACGTGTGAAACCTTCTTTGAGTGGAGCCAGATCAATATCCAGCATCATCACGACAAAGAGAAACAGCACCAAGACCGCCCCCACATAGACAAGGACCAGACTAATGGCAAGGAACTCTGCTTCTAGCATTAGCCAGATACCAGCACTGGTGAAAAAGGCCAACACCAGAAATAACGCTGCCCGCACAGGGTTACGTACTGTTATCACCATCGTTGCAGCAAACAATAAAATAGCCGCAAAGGTATAAAAGATAATGCTTTCCACTAGTCAGTCATCCTAACGATATGGTGCATCAGCCGCACGATCAGCAGCAATCTCTGGCTCATATTTATCCCCTATTGCCAGTAATTTATCTTTAGTCATAATTTGTTCGCCTCGATTTTCAAAGTGAAACTCAAAATGACGAGTTTCGACAATGGAATCGACCGGACAGGACTCTTCACAAAACCCACAATAAATACATTTAAACAAATCAATATCGTAACGTGTGGTGCGACGACTGCCGTCATCCCTGGGCTCGGTTTCGATAGTAATGGCTAATGCCGGACAGACAGCCTCACATAATTTACAGCCAATACAGCGTTCCTCCCCGTTCGGGTAACGCCTTAATGCATGAAGTCCTCTGAACCGGGGTGACTGAGGTGTTTTTTCTTCAGGGTATTGAACCGTCACCTTACCAGCAAATAAATAACGCCCAGTTAAACGAAGTCCCTGAATAAGCTCCCACAATAAAAAACTCTTAAAAAAATGACGGAGACCTGACATCATCCCCCTCCCGCAGTTAATACTGCACTTTCTGTGAACCAAGGCCCGATATCAAGCACTTGAGCCGTCGACACAATCACCAACCAAACAAGTGTCACCGGGATAAATATTTTCCAGCCCAAACGCATAATCTGGTCATAACGATAACGCGGAAATGTTGCTCGAAACCACAGATACATAAACAAGAATATGGCTGTTTTTGCTAATAACCACACTAAACCTGGCACCCATGCAAAAGCCGTTTCCAACACAGGGATACCATCAAACGGTGATAACCAGCCGCCCATAAATAGCGTCGCAGCCAGCATGGAAATCAAAATCATATCGGCGTATTCAGCGAGGAAAAAAATAGCAAACGCCATCCCGGAATATTCCACATGGAAACCGGCGACGATTTCAGATTCCCCTTCAGCAATATCAAACGGAGCACGGTTGGTTTCTGCCACCCCGGAGATAAAATAAACAATAAACAACGGAAACAGCGGTATGAAATACCAGTGCCAGAAGCCACCTTGCTGAGCCAGCACAATCTCACCAAGATTCAGACTGCCAGCCGCAATGAGTACACCGACCAAAGCAAATCCCATAGCAATTTCATACGACACCACTTGTGCCGCGCTGCGTAATGCGCCTAAAAAGGCATAACGAGAATTAGATGCCCAACCTGCCACCACCACGCCATATACACTCATTGAGGTGATCGCTAAGATGTACAGAAGACCGGCATCAATGTCAGCCAACACCATGCCATCATCAAACGGCATTACCGCCCAGGCCGCCAACGCTGGGCCAATCGCCAAAACTGGCGCTATCAGAAACAAATATAAATTGGATTTTGCCGGAAAAATCACTTCTTTAAGTAGCAGTTTCAGGCCATCTGCTATCGGTTGTAATAATCCCCAGGGACCGACTCTGTTAGGACCAATCCGCGTTTGTATATAACCAATCACTTTACGCTCGGCGTAAGTCAGATAAGCGACTGACAGCATTAAAGGCACAATAATTAATAAGATCTTCAGCAGATTCGGCAAGATATCCTGTAAAAACATATCGATCATGTGGCTGCCTCACTTTGAGAAACAGAGACCTGACCAAATAAGCTGACTAAGCGGTTAGCCGCATCTGTAGTGGCGGCGACATACACGCAGCCATCTGCAATATTGTCATCAATCTCTAATGGTAAGCGTACCACTTTGTCTTCTTGTGTCAGTGTCAACGGCGTTTGATGGTTCAAACCCCATTTTTCTGCTTCTTTTCTGTTGATACGGGCAAACTGGGCACGCTGAGTTTCAGGCGTTTTTTGTAATGCGTCACTGTGTCTTAGTAAAACATCAGTCCGATACATTGGCACTTCAGAAATCATCATCAACTCTGATTCTGCCGTCAATGAATCAGGGATATAAGGTGAGATCGTCTTAGCCTGCATATCGGCCTGGCTTTGTCGAATCTCATCCACAACATCTTGTGACGAAACATAGTCAAATCCTTGTATTTGGCTGACATTGCCCAGTACACGCAGAACTTTCCAACCTGGTCGACTATCGCCTCTAGGTGCAACAGCACCAGCAAACTGCTGCCATTGTTTATCCATTCCGACAAACGTGCCTGATGTTTCAGTAAAACAGGCCGTGGGTAAAATCACATCGGCCGTTTGTCTTAAAAATTCACTGTCAAAACTATGCAGCCCCACCACAAAACTAGCGCGTTTTAATGCCTGTTTGGCTATTGCTGGCACCGCAGTATCCTGTAATGCATCAAAGTCCATCAGTACATAAGCTCGCAGACTCTGTTGCCACATTTGCAGACTATTCTTAGCTGCATCACCGGGTAGCGTATTGGCAATCAAATGAGCCTGACTATTGGCTGATGGCATCACAACACAACGGCTGCCAGATAACTCGGCAATCTTCTGCACTAGAGCACGAATTTTCGCTGCATTGGGATGCTGATTGGCTAAATCTCCCACAATAAGTGTTGCATTAGTGGCATTGGATAATTGCATTGCCACATTTTGCTCAAACGCGCTGGGCGTACGTTCCGGATATAAAGCCTGCCATTCATCGTCAGTGTCATTGGCAATTGACGATAATACTTTGGCAACACCGGCTAATGTTGTGAGCATCGCATTGATATCAACAGCCATTTCATACTCAACCGGCATCAGCATATCAGTCAGGAAAAAGTTGATATTAGTTACTGACGCTCCAGCCAAGGCCGCTTGTCTTATACGATGAGCAAGGATAGGTTGTTCAGCCCGGATATTGCTGCCAATCAAGACAACAGCATCACTTTCCTGCACTTCTACCAATGTCCAATTATCCAGATAGTACTGTTCTGGATGATCTGAAAAATCCTGCTGACGCAGGCGATGGTCAATATTATCAACACCTAACCCCCGCAGCCATTTCTGAAAAAGAAACGCTTCTTCCAGGGTCGTTGTGGGGGAAATTAAGCCACCCACCTCTTCTGCTCCATGCTTGTTAATAACGGTTTGCAAACCTTTTACCGCTGTTTCCAGCACGGTTTGCCAGTCAACCACCTGCCAGTCACCCTCCACCTTAATCATCGGATCAGTCAGTCGCTTTGAATGTGCCAAACCTTGATAAGAGAACCTGTCTCTATCTGATAACCAGGCCTCATTGATAGACTCGTTATCTCTTGGCACCACACGCATCACATCATTTTGTCTGACATGCAGCTCAATATTGGAACCAATGGCATCATGAGGCGCGATAGAAGGATGGGCTTTCATTTCCCAGGCACGGGCTTTATAACGAAACGGTTTTGAGGTTAAAGCACCCACAGGGCACAGATCGATAATATTGCCGGATAGCTCTGAAACCAGACTGTGCTCGACATAGGTACCGATTTCCATATGTTCGCCGCGCCCAGTTGCCCCAAGCTCTTTAACGCCGGCGATTTCCACACCAAAGCGAACGCAACGAGTGCAATGAATGCAACGTGTCATATCGGTACGAATCAAAGGTCCGATATCCTTGTCTTTGACAACACGTTTGCCTTCTGTAAAGCGACTGATACCTTCGCCATAACCCATGGAAAGATCTTGCAACTCGCATTCACCACCCTGATCACAGATAGGGCAATCCAGCGGATGATTAATCAGCAAAAATTCCATTACACTGCGTTGAGCATTGACCGCGACTTTGGAATGAGTAAACACCTTCATGCCTTCCGTAACGGGAGTCGCGCAGGCTGGTAGCGCTTTACGGGACTTATCGACTTCGACAAGGCACATACGGCAGTTCGCCGCTATCGACAGCTTTTTGTGATAACAAAAACGCGGAATATCAATGCCCGCCTCATCAGCAGCCTGAATAATCATTTTTGTTGAATCCACTTTCAGCGGAATACCGTCAATTTCGATATTAACCATGTCTACTCAGCCTTCACGCTGTGTTATCCATACACCGACCGTGATCGATGTGGTATTGAAATTCATCACGAAAATGTTTGATGAAACTGACAACCGGGGCCGCGGCAGCATCACCCAAGGCGCAAATCGTATTGCCATTAATATTCTCAGCAACATCCACCAGCCGATCTAAATCTTCTTGTCTGCCCTGGCCTTCTTCAATCCGTTTCACGACCCGATATAACCAGCCAGTACCTTCCCGACATGGCGTACACTGACCGCACGACTCCTCATAATAAAAATAAGCAATACGCTGTAAGGCCTTTACCATACAAGTTGAATCATCCATGACAATCACCGAGCCAGCACCCAGCATTGAACGTGCTTTTGCAATGCCGTCATAGCTCATATCCAGTCCCATCATGATATCAGCGGGCACCACAGGCGTGGATGAGCCACCAGGAATCACTGCCTTTAATTGATGGCCATGTCTGACGCCACCGGCTAATTCCAATAACTCAGCAAAGGGAGTACCGAGCGGTACTTCATAGTTACCGGGTTTATTGACATGGCCGGTCATACAGAAAATTTTGCTGCCACCATTATTCGGTGTTCCCAAGTCATGAAACCAGTCAGCACCATGCTGCAAAATCACGGGTATAGACGCCAGACTTTCAGTATTGTTAATCGTGGTCGGCCTGCCATATAAGCCATAACCGGCAGGAAAAGGGGGTTTATAACGAGGCTGACCTTTTTTGCCTTCCAGTGATTCGAGTAAGGCGGTTTCTTCCCCACAAATATAAGCGCCAGCACCGATATGTGTATGCAACTGAAAATTAAAGCCACTATCCAGAATATCCTTACCTAGATAACCTGCCTCTCTGGCTTCTTCCAATGCCGCTTCAAAGCGTTCTATTGGCTCATAAAATTCACCACGAATGTAGTTGTAACCCGTTTGGGCACCGATGGTGTAACCGGCGATAATCATGCCTTCTATCACCTGGTGTGGATTAAACCTGAGAATGTCACGGTCTTTACAGGTGCCGGGCTCACCTTCATCAGAATTACAGACAATATATTTATCACCGGGCAAACGTCTGGGCATGAAGCTCCATTTCAACCCGGTAGGGAAACCGGCGCCACCACGGCCACGTAATGCCGAGTTTTTAATCTGTTCGATGATAGATTCAGGTTTGAGTTTATTACTCAAGATATTTTCAAGCACCTGATAACCACCTACCTGACGATAGGCTTCCAAGGTCCACGATGGAGACAGATGGCTGGTACGAAAGCAGACTTGATCCAGCTTCATGACTGAACCCCATCAATTAAAGCATCAATTTTTTCTTTGGTGAGATACTCATGATATTGCTTATCCATCAACAGCATTGGTGCACCGACACAAGCCCCAAGACACTCCACTTCTTTTAGCGTGAACAAACCATCTTCTGTTGTTTCCCCTGGCTTAATGGATAAGCGTCGCTGCAAATGTTCGAGAATTTCTTCTGATCCGCACAACATACAAGAGATATTGGTACACAGGCTGATCTTGTGTTTACCAACCGGCTCCATTTCAAACATGCTGTAAAAGGTAGCTACCTCGTAGACACTGATGTTTGACATGGATAAGTATTCCGCCAACGCATCCATAATGGCTCTGGAAAGCCAGCCACCATTGGCTTCTTGCAGAATATGTAAACATGGAATGACTGCCGACTGAGCCCGGCCTATCGGGTATTTGGCTATCCACTTATCCAACTCAGCACGCAACTGCTCAGTAAATAAAGTCTGTTTAGGTCCGGTTAATACCATTTCTGTCATCGGTCAATCTCACCAAACACAATATCCATCGTACCGATAATGGCAACCACATCCGCCAGCATATGCCCTTTTGCCATTTCATCCATAGCTGCCAGATGCGGGAACCCTGGCGCGCGAATTTTTACACGATAAGGCTTATTGGCCCCATCCGAAATCATATAAATACCAAACTCGCCTTTGGGATGTTCAATCGCACTGTAGACTTCACCTTCAGGGACACAATAACCTTCAGTAAATAATTTGAAATGATGGATCAAGGCTTCCATATCATTTTTCATCGTACTGCGTTTGGGTGGAGCGACTTTAGTATCGTCAACGATCACAGGCCCCGGATTCGCTTTAAGCCAATCCACACATTGTTTGATAATGCGGTTAGACTCACGCATCTCGGCTACGCGGACTAAATAACGATCGTAACAGTCGCCCTCCTTACCTATCGGAATGTCAAAGTCCAATTGGTCGTAAACTTCATAAGGCTGTTTACGGCGTAAATCCCATTCAATACCTGAACCTCGTAACATTGGCCCTGAAAAACCAAGTTGCAAGGCTCGATCCGGACTGACCACGCCAATACCGACAGTGCGTTGTTTCCAGATACGGTTGTCGGTTAATAACGTCTCGTATTCGTCGACACAATGAGGAAATCGTTGTGTGAAGTCTTCAATAAAGTCCAGCAGACTGCCTTCTCGGTTTTGATTCTTTTTCTTTATCTCTTTTTCGTTGTGCCATTTAGATGTTTGATATTGAGGCATCTTATCGGGTAAATCGCGGTAAACGCCGCCGGGACGGTAATAGGTGGCATGCATTCTTGCCCCAGATACCGCCTCGTAACAATCCATCAAATCTTCACGTTCACGAAAACAATAAAGAAAAACGGTCATCGCACCAATATCAAGGCCATGCGCTCCCAGCCACATCAAATGATTTAACACCCGGGTAATCTCATCAAACATGACGCGGATGTATTGCGCTCTGATGGGCACATCGATACCAATCAGTTTTTCGATAGCCATCACATAGGCATGTTCGTTACACATCATCGATACATAATCGAGACGGTCCATATAACCGATGCTTTGATTAAACGGCTTGGATTCAGCCAGTTTTTCGGTACCCCGATGCAACAGACCAACATGCGGATCCGCTCTGACAATGACTTCGCCATCCATTTCCAGAATAAGGCGAAGCACACCATGCGCAGCCGGATGTTGTGGACCAAAGTTCAGTGTGAAATTTTTTATCTCAGCCATTAT
This genomic window contains:
- the nuoG gene encoding NADH-quinone oxidoreductase subunit NuoG translates to MVNIEIDGIPLKVDSTKMIIQAADEAGIDIPRFCYHKKLSIAANCRMCLVEVDKSRKALPACATPVTEGMKVFTHSKVAVNAQRSVMEFLLINHPLDCPICDQGGECELQDLSMGYGEGISRFTEGKRVVKDKDIGPLIRTDMTRCIHCTRCVRFGVEIAGVKELGATGRGEHMEIGTYVEHSLVSELSGNIIDLCPVGALTSKPFRYKARAWEMKAHPSIAPHDAIGSNIELHVRQNDVMRVVPRDNESINEAWLSDRDRFSYQGLAHSKRLTDPMIKVEGDWQVVDWQTVLETAVKGLQTVINKHGAEEVGGLISPTTTLEEAFLFQKWLRGLGVDNIDHRLRQQDFSDHPEQYYLDNWTLVEVQESDAVVLIGSNIRAEQPILAHRIRQAALAGASVTNINFFLTDMLMPVEYEMAVDINAMLTTLAGVAKVLSSIANDTDDEWQALYPERTPSAFEQNVAMQLSNATNATLIVGDLANQHPNAAKIRALVQKIAELSGSRCVVMPSANSQAHLIANTLPGDAAKNSLQMWQQSLRAYVLMDFDALQDTAVPAIAKQALKRASFVVGLHSFDSEFLRQTADVILPTACFTETSGTFVGMDKQWQQFAGAVAPRGDSRPGWKVLRVLGNVSQIQGFDYVSSQDVVDEIRQSQADMQAKTISPYIPDSLTAESELMMISEVPMYRTDVLLRHSDALQKTPETQRAQFARINRKEAEKWGLNHQTPLTLTQEDKVVRLPLEIDDNIADGCVYVAATTDAANRLVSLFGQVSVSQSEAAT
- the nuoN gene encoding NADH-quinone oxidoreductase subunit NuoN, producing the protein MNYQVPNMLFALPEMVMLAMACVVLLFVAFTGSRKVSWVYGLSQLSLLAVLIILVSSWGEAGKTFSDTYVKDGLSDVLKIAICLVNMCVLLYSVEYLRVRQLLQGEFYVLALFATLGMLIMVSANHFLTLYLGLELLSLCLYAMVAMHRDSAIATEAAMKYFILGAIASGMLLYGMSIIYGITGSLMLQDIATAVYSSSSNDTILSFALVFIIIGIGFKFGAVPFHMWLPDVYHGAPTAMTLFIAAAPKIAAFALLIRLLVDGLIDLQSYWQPMMMLMAVLSMIIGNVVAIAQTNIKRMLAYSTISHVGFLLMGVLAGTEAGYAASMFYTLVYALMTLGSFGVILLMSRYGFEADNIDDFKGLSKQHPWLALLMLILMFSMAGIPPLAGFYAKLGVVKAVVDADMLAVALVAVVMSVIGAFYYLRVIKVMYFDDAEHHHEANTSGSAGFVLSINTLLVLALGIFPGLLMSVCSTVFS
- a CDS encoding NADH-quinone oxidoreductase subunit J, which encodes MESIIFYTFAAILLFAATMVITVRNPVRAALFLVLAFFTSAGIWLMLEAEFLAISLVLVYVGAVLVLFLFVVMMLDIDLAPLKEGFTRYLPLGIIVAALIVVEMIAVLNTPQFNISAAAATDASNTKMLGRLLYTVYVYPFEIASVILTVAIVAAITLTLREHHRKLQDPAKQVTVKSTDRLRMVDLRQKQEGERRKP
- the nuoK gene encoding NADH-quinone oxidoreductase subunit NuoK yields the protein MIVLSDYLILAAILFSLSLAGIFLNRKNIIILLMCIELMLLAVNLNFIAFSHFLGDPAGQVFVFFILTVAAAEAAIGLAILVVLFRNLSTINVSDLDRLKG
- the nuoH gene encoding NADH-quinone oxidoreductase subunit NuoH, whose translation is MIDMFLQDILPNLLKILLIIVPLMLSVAYLTYAERKVIGYIQTRIGPNRVGPWGLLQPIADGLKLLLKEVIFPAKSNLYLFLIAPVLAIGPALAAWAVMPFDDGMVLADIDAGLLYILAITSMSVYGVVVAGWASNSRYAFLGALRSAAQVVSYEIAMGFALVGVLIAAGSLNLGEIVLAQQGGFWHWYFIPLFPLFIVYFISGVAETNRAPFDIAEGESEIVAGFHVEYSGMAFAIFFLAEYADMILISMLAATLFMGGWLSPFDGIPVLETAFAWVPGLVWLLAKTAIFLFMYLWFRATFPRYRYDQIMRLGWKIFIPVTLVWLVIVSTAQVLDIGPWFTESAVLTAGGG
- a CDS encoding NADH-quinone oxidoreductase subunit M, with protein sequence MLTQLPLLSLIIWLPIAAGLLCLFLNDRECLSKWLAVGTASLTILLSIALYIGFDNTSYQMQFEELHPWIATFAINYHLGIDGFSLPLIILTTISTLLVVVAGWRVIEYRLNHYLAAFLIMEGLMLAVFSALDAILFYVFFEAMLIPLFLIIGIWGGPNRVYATIKFFLYTFFGSVFLLIALLYLHHVAGSFSLLDYHAVTLSMTEQTWLFFAFLIAFAVKVPMWPVHTWLPDAHVEAPTGGSVILAAITLKIGGYGFIRFALPITPDASMVFDWLLITLSLIAVVYIGFVALVQSDLKKLIAYSSIAHMGFVTLGLFIVFRIFFNSATGSGAVLAVEGAMVQMVSHGFISAAMFLAVGVLYDRMHTREISAYGGVINTMPTFTAFAVFFAMANAGLPGTSGFVGEFMVILAAFQANFWFAFLAATTLILGAAYTLWMVKRVFFGEVANQHVAELEDINTREFMLLASLAVIVLVLGLWPDPLLDVMHASVENLLTQVSQSKL
- the nuoI gene encoding NADH-quinone oxidoreductase subunit NuoI translates to MMSGLRHFFKSFLLWELIQGLRLTGRYLFAGKVTVQYPEEKTPQSPRFRGLHALRRYPNGEERCIGCKLCEAVCPALAITIETEPRDDGSRRTTRYDIDLFKCIYCGFCEESCPVDSIVETRHFEFHFENRGEQIMTKDKLLAIGDKYEPEIAADRAADAPYR
- the nuoL gene encoding NADH-quinone oxidoreductase subunit L; translated protein: MPQSLLLAIVIAPLFGSIAAGLFGRHLGRSWTHRITIFSVGVAFFLSAWVLKLVTVDGLTYNGMVYQWLQAGSLQLEVGFMIDSLSAVMMTVVTFVSLMVHIYTIGYMHDDDGYCRFFSYISLFTFAMLMLVMANNFMQLFFGWEAVGLVSYLLIGFWYKKPTAIYANLKAFLVNRVGDFGFLLGIAAVLMYAGSLDYVTVFQQAPYMAEETISLFPDVTWSVMTLTCILLFIGAMGKSAQVPLHVWLPDSMEGPTPISALIHAATMVTAGIFMVARMSPLFELSETALSFVLIIGAITAFFMGLLGLVQNDIKRVIAYSTLSQLGYMTVALGVSAYAAGVFHLLTHAFFKALLFLAAGSVIIAMHHEQDMRKMGGLKKYMPITYWTSLIGSLALIGFPGFAGFFSKDAIIEAVHASNIPGHSFAYFSVLSGVLITSLYSFRLFFMVFHGKPRFNTEHGHQPKESPWVVTLPLILLAIPSVIAGYWIGSVVYGEFFADAIYVAATHEILAEQATEFHGVLSFILHGLTAAPFWLAMAGIVIAWFLYLRRPDLPAVLQNKGQFIYRILINKYGFDDFNQTVIAGGSRQLGQLLWRVGDRILIDGALVNGSAKTVAWCSRLARQIQTGYLYHYAFAMIIGVGLLLTFFVA